Proteins co-encoded in one Brassica rapa cultivar Chiifu-401-42 chromosome A02, CAAS_Brap_v3.01, whole genome shotgun sequence genomic window:
- the LOC103850994 gene encoding protein SPIRAL1-like 4 codes for MGKARGVNSGAGESSLGYLFGSVESVSKPNMPTTTTPTTTTGDKAKTEEADKKQMSAGVRGSPNNYIRTEGQNCGNFLTERPSTKVHAAPGGGSSLGYLFGSGSGK; via the exons ATGGGGAAAGCTAGAGGAGTTAACAGCGGCGCTGGAGAGAGCTCGCTAGGTTACCTTTTTGGATCCGTTGAGTCTGTTTCCAAACCGAACATGCCCACCACCACAACACCAACCACCACCACCGGAGATAAAGCCAAGACGGAGGAGGCGGACAAGAAACAGATGTCGGCAGGTGTGAGAGGAAGCCCTAATAATTACATTAGAACAGAGGGACAAAACTGTGGCAACTTCCTCACg GAACGACCATCGACGAAGGTTCATGCAGCACCAGGTGGAGGATCTTCTCTTGGTTACTTGTTTGGATCTGGATCTGGCAAATGA